CACCTTAAGTGTCTTGGTGCCGCCGACCCTTTCAAATTCCTCTTGTTCAAGAACTCTTAACAATTTGGCCTGAATTTTCGGTGATACCTCGCTAATCTCATCTAATAACAGAGTACCTCCATTTGCTAATTCAAAACGACCCATTCTTTTTAAATCCGCTCCGGTAAAAGCACCTTTTTCATGTCCAAACAGTTCACTTTCCAATAGGCTTTCTGAGAGAGCAGCGCAGTTGACTTTGATGAAAGGCTTTGATTTTCTCTGACTATATGAGTAAATAGAATGGGCAATAAGCTCCTTGCCTGTCCCACTTTCACCCTGGATCAATACACTGGCTTTGCTTTGTGCAATCCTTTTAACGTTATTTAGCACTCCGAACATCCTGGAGCGTTTGTCTAAAATAAACTCATTTTCCACATTACTATCTAATTTTGATCTCCAGTATTTATTTTCATCTATTAATTTTTGTCGCTCCTGCACTCTTTTCAGCAGCAGCTCAATATTATCAAGTGAAAATGGTTTTATAATGTAATCGTATGCACCTTTCTGCATTGCTTCAACTGCCGATTCTATACTGCCGTAAGCTGTCATAATAACAACGGTAGTTTCCTTTGAAGTTTTCTTCACTCTCTCTAATACCTTCAGACCACCCATTCTTGGCATTCTCATATCGAGGAAGATCATGTCATAGTTTATCCTATCGGTCAAGCTGACTGCTTCCTGTCCATCACTTGCATTGTCTACAGAGAAACCGTTCCTTTGCAATGCTTCACTTAAGTAGCTTCTACTAAGGTCATCATCATCTACTACTAATATTTTCTCTATACTCAATTTATCCCTCCATTCACACAAAAACGTTACTACTCAAATAGTTTGTTTCACTTGAAATGCTTAGCAAATCGTTATGATTACCAGGCAAATTTACCATAATAGTTGTTCCCTTCTCAGGCCCACTGAAAATATTAATACGCCCATCATGGAGCTCAATTATTTTACGGACTATAGCCAGACCCAAACCAGTTCCATCATCTTTTGTAGTAAAAAATGGTTCAAATATTTTTTTGATAGTACCATTGTTGATCCCGTCACCCGTATCCACAAACCCAACCTGCATTACCGGTATATCCTTAGCTGTTGACTTGCGTGTAAATATCTTGATCTTTCCGCCTTCTGGCATAGATTGAATCGCATTGAGCAGAATATTTAAGAAAGCCTG
The window above is part of the Candidatus Scalindua japonica genome. Proteins encoded here:
- a CDS encoding sigma-54-dependent transcriptional regulator, with the protein product MSIEKILVVDDDDLSRSYLSEALQRNGFSVDNASDGQEAVSLTDRINYDMIFLDMRMPRMGGLKVLERVKKTSKETTVVIMTAYGSIESAVEAMQKGAYDYIIKPFSLDNIELLLKRVQERQKLIDENKYWRSKLDSNVENEFILDKRSRMFGVLNNVKRIAQSKASVLIQGESGTGKELIAHSIYSYSQRKSKPFIKVNCAALSESLLESELFGHEKGAFTGADLKRMGRFELANGGTLLLDEISEVSPKIQAKLLRVLEQEEFERVGGTKTLKVDVRIIATTNRDLRQEIEKNNFRQDLYFRLNVIPVIVPPLRERREDVPVLAEYFFDKYKSGIDTPLTRISNEALDRLAQYDWPGNVREMKNLIHRCTVMIDSEVLVPEHFENMLTVSKSKKNKEFSVGQTIEDVERDLIYKTLEKTGGNKTRAAEILDVTPRTLRNKLSRYKELHSELELNIDTDIDEESKVAAESLSH